A stretch of DNA from Castor canadensis chromosome 2, mCasCan1.hap1v2, whole genome shotgun sequence:
GTACTGAGGGCAGTTCTGGAAAAGGCCCAAAATGGCAGTGGGGAGGAGAAGCCAGAAAGAGGCACCTTGGAGGACAAAAGGACTTCTCTCCTTTTAATCTCTGAACTCTAACCTCCATCCTGCAGCCTGCGGAGGCCTCCTTTCTGGCCTAAGCGGCTTCTTCAGCACTCCCAACTACCCAGACCCTTACCCACCCAACATCCACTGCGTGTGGCATATCCAGGTGGCCACAGACCACACAATACAGCTCAAGATCGAAGCCCTCAGCATGGAGGGGGTGGCCTCCTGTCTTTTTGATCGCTTGGAAATCTCCCCAGAACCTGAAGGCCCCCTCCTCAGGTGGGTCATCTTCCCCCAGGGGTCCCACCCTGTCTGAAGGATAGAAGCAGGAAGCTACAACAGAAAGTCTAGATGAGGAAGGAATTGAAAGGCTTGACCATTGGAACCCAACTCTGCCACCACCCTGCTGTGAGGCCTTAGGAAAGGTCACTACCCTCTCTGACCCAGTTTCCTAATCTGTATAATGGAGCCTTAATGTGTAGGGATGAATGTGCAGGGGCCAAGAAGATCCGAGCTCCCTGGGAAATTAAAAGAGTTTTCTTGACCACATCACCACCAGTCCAGGGGTTGAGGAAACAGGGCCGCAGGGCCCAGGCAAGCTCTACGCTGGCCATCCCTGAGTTCAGAGCATCCATCGCCCCCAACCTGGCTTCTTTCAGGGTATGTGGAAGGGTGCCTCCCCCCACACTCAACACCAACACCAGCCACCTCCGTGTGGCCTTCGTCTCTGACAGCAGTGTGGAAGGCTCTGGTTTCCAGGCCTGGTACCAGGCTGTGACCCCTGGGCAAGGTGAGTGACTTCCCAGCTGCCTGTGTACTTCCCTCCCCTCCAGCCACTCCCAGCACAGCCAAAAGGAGAAGAGACTCTGGGGGTTTCTGACTCCAGGTGGCCGTCCCCAGGGGGCTGTGCCCACAATGAGTTCCGCTGTGACCAGCTCCTCTGCCTGCTACCTGACTCAGTGTGCGATGGCTTTGCCAACTGTGCTGACGGCAGTGATGAGAGCAACTGCAGTGCCAAGCTCTCAGGTATGGGACCCAGCGTGCGCTGTCTTAGGTGCTGACCCTGGTTCAGGCGGGGCTCCCTAGCTGTGAGCCAGCCCAAACCTCAGTGTTCCCAGTTGCATTCCCCTCCTGGTCATTCTTCTAGTTGGGACTTGTTTGCCCATGGGCGTGCCCAAAATCTTTCCTCTGCAGTCACTTCTCCCTGTTGGGGGAAGAGCAGATTCTTGCCCCTCATCAGCCCTTCTGCCTCTCCACAGGGTGTGGGGGGAATCTGACTGGGCTCCAGGGCACTTTCTCTACTCCCAACTATCCACAGCAGTACCCTCACCAACAGGTAAGTGCAGTGCCTGGTGGGAAGTGATCTAGCACACACGGAGACATCAGAGCCACCAGGGTTAGTGTGACTGGGAACAGCACGGTACACAGTCTTGTAGTTGGAAATGTGACAGATCAAGCAGCCTGGACGGGAACATTATTAAGCACCTATGGCATACCCACATATATCCATGCTGGGTAAACTCATCCATCTCTGAAACCAAGCAAGTTAAAAAGCCCTTCCTATCTTAAGAGCTGCTGGTacccaggcgccagtggctcaagcctacaattctagctatttaggaggcagagatcaggaggatcatggttcaaagtcagctcaggcaaatagttcgtgagaccctaccttgaaaaaaaacccatcacaacaaaagggctggtagagtggcttaaggtgaaggcccaccttgagttcaaaccccagtaaccacacacacacacacacaaaagctgcTGGTGATGAAAGTGAGGCTGGCAAGCAGCTGCCACTCCCTTCCCAGCCTGCCCCAGGGGAAAGGAGCCTCTTCTGGAGCTCAGCCTCAGTGCCCAGATGGGGGTGAGAGAAGGCCCCTGTGAATTTCTCCATCTGTGCCCTTCTCCAGCTTTGCACCTGGCATATCTCAGTGCCCATGGGACACGGCATAGAACTGCAGTTCCACAACTTCAGCCTGGAAGGGCAGGACGAGTGCAAATTTGACTATGTGGAGGTGTATGAGGCCCACAGCTCAGGAGCCCCCAGCCTCCTGGGCAGGTACAGAGTGGGGGAGGATTCCTGGCCAGCCTGTCCTCCAATCTGACACACCAGGCTCCCTGTACACGGCCCCAACTGACTTCCCAGCGTCACTGTCTTGTGTTACTCCAAGCCCGAGGTCTCTTCAAGTTCAACCCAAAATGGCCTGTGCTTTCTCACCTCAAAGCCTTCACTCCTGTAGAATCCCCTTCCCAGGAGGCCCTTTGACaaacctctccccacccccatccttccCACCCTGAGGGGCCCCTCCCATGAACCCTCCCTGACTCTTCCCATTCAAGTGGCTCAAGCTTGAGCCCTTTAATATTCCGTCTACTGAATATGTGTCCTCCTCACCAGACCCTAAGTTCTGCGGGTCAGCCACTGCCTCCCTTCAGCCCCAGCCTGGCCCAAAGTCCTGCTCAGAGCCCATGTCCAGGACTGCTCTCTACTCTATGAGCAGGTTCTGTGGAGCAGAGCCACCGCCCCACCTGGTCTCCTTGCACCACCAACTGGCTGTGCTCTTTAGGACAGACCATGGCATCAGCAGCCGGGGCTTCTCAGCCACCTACCAGGCCTTCAATACTACACAGAGTAGGTGCCCTGGACGAGCGGCTGTGGGCACTTGAGGGGACGCCAGAGAACTGAGACTAGCTCTGCACCTGGTCAGGGCTCCTGGAGCACAGTGGGTATAGATGTGTCCTGGGATACTGCCACACCCCTGTGTCTACAGACCCCTGTGGACACAGAGAATTCTGTGAGGATGGAGGCTGTAGAGATCTGCAGTGGGTGTGTGACTTATGGAGAGACTGCTCACGTGACGGTGATGACAATTGCAACACCCCTTTGTTCCCACATCCAGGTGAGGAGCCTGCCCCTGGCACCCTAAGCAGGGTGCACTTCCCAACACACGTTCTGACTGGAGGGTGTAGATGGGCTGGGTCTGACTCAGGCCACTTCACAAAGTCTGTCCTGGGGGACACTCCACTGGTGGGGGCTTGGTACTTAATGCCACCCCAAAGGGACATGGGGCTTCAATTAGCCACCTTGTCACACACACAGTCCCTCTCCACAGCCTACCTCAAAATGAAGGTGAGATTTTTGCACAGAGCAGGGGGTTTCTCCCAGATGCCCAAGTGGCCCCTGCCATGCAGCTGCCCCACATTCCCTGGGAGCAAAGCGGTACCTACCTGATGCCCAGAGCTGGCAAGTTCTTGGAGCAGGCTCTGAGGGGGAGCAGGGCTCCTGGGTGTGTAAAGCACTCTCACACCTCACGACAAGCCCATCTGACCTACATAGACAGGACCCAGAGTGATGACATGACTTGTCTCCTGCAGAGCTGGCCTGTGAACCTGTCCAGGTGGAGATGTGCCTTGGGCTGAGCTACAACACTACTGCCTTCCCTAACATCTGGGTGGCCATGTCCACCCAGGAGGAGGTCATTGATGTCCTTAGAGGTTACAAGGTGCTGATACGGGCAAGGAGGGAGCCCACAGAAGGAGAGGGACCTGGGAACAGATACCTGAGACTGAATCTCTTCTTCCCACAGAGTCTGACAAGTCTTCCTTGCTACCAGAATTTCCGGAGACTCCTTTGTGGGCTGCTTGTGCCCCGCTGTACCCCACTAGGCAGCATCCTTCCACTCTGCCGCTCTGTCTGCCGGGAGGCTGAGCGCCAGTGCCAGTCTGACTTGGCACTACTGGGCACCCCCTGGCCCTTCAACTGCAACAGGCTGCCTGAGGCAGCTGGCCTGGAAGCTTGTGCCCAGCCCTGACCCTGAAGACCCCACTCCCCGACCCTCCACCCATTCTCCTTTGCCTACATGGCTGCGCAGGCAGAAAACAGAGGAAGAGGGGACTTTGGCATAGGACCCCGCCCATCCTCTGTGGGGCCTCCCAGGACTCAATCCAGAGCTAGTGggaccccaccaccaccacgaccatcacacccacacacccacacacccacacagcaTCTTCCCTGATCCCTCCTGGCCCTGTATTTGATTTCAGGCAGCTGCCCTGGCTGCATGCTGTGCCACTGGACAATTTAGACTGCTTGCCATCCAAGTCTCTGACCCGGATTTCCTGTCTTCTGCCTTCCCCTTCCCATCTGCCTTTTTGAAATTCTCTCTCACCTGCCCTTCGGGTCACTTAGTCAACAAAACTATACTGAGTGCCTTCTGATGTGGCAGGCCCTGCTCCGCCTGGGCTCCAGCTGGCACTCTGCCTCTGAAACACTTCCCTCTGGGTCTCTGCAGGTCCAGGCTCTCTAAGTCTTGTCCTTGGTCTCTGTCATgcaccatctctccctccctctcccggGAGCAGGAGGAGCCCTGATCCTGATCGCCTGTCTACACTGTTTGGCCTaagtctctccccctcccttctcccccaaacTTTGGCCTGCGGCCGGCGACACCACGAGTCATTTCCCCGGCCCCGGAGCTTTTGGCCCTGAACAACTGGTTTCCTCTCGGAGTCTGGGAGCAGCAGAGCGGAGCTGGAGGGGAGAGAACCAGGATCTGGGGGATGGCAGCGAGGACAGGGGGCGCCTGGCCGGGGAGAAACTCAGGGATGCGAACGGGGCCAGATGAAGGGTTCGGAGTAGCAGGCCCCCCCAAAGGAGGCCACCAAGAGAGCGAGCAGCGGGAGGGAGCCGGGAGGGCGTGAGTCTGGCAGAAGAGGGggatgggatggggaggggacTGTGGGAAAGCTTGGGCGCCCGCTGGGGAGAGAAGACGGGAGGGCCTGCCTCTCCTTTCCCTCGGGATTTGGAAATTTCCCTTTCTTCATCCGTTCGCTTGGCCGCTCAACCTCAGGGGCATGGCAGCGGGGTGGGGACCGGCTGGGCTGCGCTGGGGTGGGGAACAAA
This window harbors:
- the Mfrp gene encoding membrane frizzled-related protein; protein product: MKDSDVILCEEATELSKTEFCNPAFEPEAGPSCPPPAFQQDASRRVQAPWHGNCLRGLQPDCHFSWLCILLLASLLLLLLGLLVAIILAQFQVAALSRATESPLPTQGHSTTTTTPTTITTTTSLATTGQQESGLSPTHQATCGGLLSGLSGFFSTPNYPDPYPPNIHCVWHIQVATDHTIQLKIEALSMEGVASCLFDRLEISPEPEGPLLRVCGRVPPPTLNTNTSHLRVAFVSDSSVEGSGFQAWYQAVTPGQGGCAHNEFRCDQLLCLLPDSVCDGFANCADGSDESNCSAKLSGCGGNLTGLQGTFSTPNYPQQYPHQQLCTWHISVPMGHGIELQFHNFSLEGQDECKFDYVEVYEAHSSGAPSLLGRFCGAEPPPHLVSLHHQLAVLFRTDHGISSRGFSATYQAFNTTQSRCPGRAAVDPCGHREFCEDGGCRDLQWVCDLWRDCSRDGDDNCNTPLFPHPELACEPVQVEMCLGLSYNTTAFPNIWVAMSTQEEVIDVLRGYKSLTSLPCYQNFRRLLCGLLVPRCTPLGSILPLCRSVCREAERQCQSDLALLGTPWPFNCNRLPEAAGLEACAQP